The Teredinibacter sp. KSP-S5-2 genome includes a window with the following:
- a CDS encoding glycosyl hydrolase family 18 protein — MILSLLSSLCYSGADKAIVGYFPFWAYYRDGQTLADVNIRPLTHLIYASAILNDTGEVVPADQYTDLTNVIIFDSGERVEGNYRAVDILKKQKPDLAILLTIGGWGQSQNYSTVLRDKNKRDLFIATAVQLKNQYGFDGFEFDWRYPITGGYEKNSKSPDDLKNLEIFFQELKLECPDCHISVTLSEQAHNRHGWDYPLLSQYIDYYHILTATFHGAWSLRTGHRSPLYVDPAHPLPAIATVVDEVVEQGLKPEKIILRVAAVAAGWENVGSNRGGLFQSFDGVSLGTWDEENSGRTGLIAHKELSKLLKNPDYEQHWDEAVKASTLYNPKTKQFISYESKESLHHKLTFIQDKDLGGVAVWEVASDVDGADGLIAVTFGYFRSFDAFLYRVQKFIVLIAPWMTMALVIWALTTLLYKWSAIRKKNNKELDTHKRVRYALRALPQHLDQIIYLSISPPPSLAEKLSAEQLKALNLLAEKSVIARNSFSPLTRIPQIGRTSFEQQATESVTVEAFKENLSDSTIAKADEALLSLERFTHLISETNNLEKMMETMFTFLSGDFRVKGVSLWNEEELMGQSGEMDEHPDYDGQGEVLNVSDDRVKAMISNPEMGGYQISLEFQSPLSPSEEAYFRGLGNQVIFARQQFRELAKQPQLLLELYEIARRKDKLLFIKGEKGYSGIHSEDLKEPIFVFSRLRALRMYFPELLVQVHRSYLINPACVEGVVKKDTSYQLKMRGHFVPIARSFLSRLRAEYPHWFSV; from the coding sequence GTGATTTTAAGCCTGCTCAGTAGCTTGTGTTATTCTGGAGCCGACAAAGCCATTGTCGGCTACTTCCCGTTCTGGGCTTATTATCGAGATGGTCAAACTCTCGCCGATGTGAATATCCGGCCTTTAACCCACCTTATCTATGCGTCGGCAATATTAAACGATACCGGTGAAGTAGTTCCCGCAGACCAATACACTGATCTGACTAACGTCATTATCTTTGATTCTGGAGAGCGAGTAGAGGGTAACTATCGCGCCGTTGACATTCTTAAGAAGCAGAAACCTGATCTGGCAATCTTGCTTACCATCGGTGGTTGGGGGCAGTCGCAAAACTATTCGACAGTGCTTAGGGATAAGAACAAACGAGATTTGTTTATCGCAACGGCAGTGCAATTAAAAAACCAATACGGATTTGATGGCTTTGAATTTGACTGGCGATATCCGATTACAGGTGGTTACGAAAAAAACAGTAAAAGTCCGGACGACTTAAAAAACCTGGAAATCTTTTTTCAAGAATTAAAGTTGGAATGTCCGGATTGTCACATTTCTGTCACGTTATCTGAACAGGCTCATAATCGGCATGGATGGGACTACCCACTCTTATCCCAATACATTGATTACTACCATATATTAACTGCAACTTTTCATGGCGCGTGGAGTTTGCGGACTGGTCACCGATCTCCGCTGTATGTTGATCCCGCACATCCATTACCCGCGATTGCTACCGTTGTGGATGAGGTTGTCGAGCAGGGTTTAAAACCAGAAAAAATAATTTTACGCGTTGCTGCCGTAGCTGCAGGTTGGGAGAACGTTGGTTCAAACCGTGGAGGGTTGTTTCAATCGTTCGATGGCGTATCGCTTGGAACATGGGACGAAGAAAATTCTGGTAGAACGGGGCTGATTGCACATAAGGAATTAAGTAAATTATTGAAGAACCCCGATTATGAGCAGCATTGGGACGAAGCCGTAAAAGCCAGCACACTGTATAACCCAAAAACAAAGCAGTTTATTTCTTACGAGAGTAAAGAGTCGCTACACCATAAGCTGACATTTATTCAAGACAAAGATTTGGGTGGAGTTGCTGTATGGGAAGTCGCAAGTGATGTGGACGGTGCCGATGGTTTAATCGCAGTGACCTTTGGTTATTTTCGTTCCTTTGATGCTTTTTTATACCGGGTTCAGAAGTTTATCGTGTTAATTGCTCCGTGGATGACCATGGCGCTTGTTATTTGGGCATTGACGACCCTGTTGTACAAGTGGTCTGCAATTAGAAAGAAAAACAATAAAGAACTGGATACCCATAAGCGAGTGCGTTATGCCTTGCGAGCATTGCCGCAGCATTTAGATCAAATTATTTATCTGTCTATTTCTCCTCCGCCAAGCTTGGCTGAAAAGTTGAGCGCGGAGCAGTTAAAGGCGCTTAACTTACTGGCAGAGAAAAGTGTCATCGCCAGAAATTCTTTTTCTCCGCTGACGCGAATTCCGCAGATCGGAAGAACTTCCTTTGAGCAGCAGGCTACGGAGAGTGTGACTGTCGAAGCATTTAAAGAAAACCTAAGTGACTCTACCATTGCAAAGGCTGATGAAGCCTTACTTTCACTGGAGCGTTTTACCCATTTGATCAGTGAAACTAACAACCTCGAGAAAATGATGGAAACAATGTTTACCTTTTTATCCGGGGATTTTCGGGTAAAAGGGGTGTCTCTATGGAATGAGGAGGAGTTGATGGGGCAGTCTGGTGAAATGGATGAGCATCCGGATTATGACGGTCAAGGAGAGGTGCTGAATGTATCTGATGACAGGGTTAAGGCGATGATTTCCAACCCGGAAATGGGAGGGTATCAGATCTCCCTGGAGTTTCAGTCTCCATTGAGCCCAAGTGAGGAAGCGTATTTTAGAGGGCTGGGCAACCAGGTGATATTTGCCCGGCAGCAGTTCAGAGAGCTGGCAAAGCAACCTCAGTTACTACTCGAGCTATACGAAATTGCTCGGAGAAAAGACAAGCTATTATTTATTAAAGGGGAAAAGGGGTATAGCGGTATCCATTCTGAAGATCTGAAAGAGCCGATCTTTGTTTTTTCCCGTTTGCGGGCGTTGAGGATGTATTTCCCTGAGTTGCTGGTACAAGTTCATCGTTCATACCTGATTAACCCTGCGTGCGTGGAAGGGGTGGTTAAGAAAGATACAAGTTATCAGTTGAAGATGCGTGGACACTTTGTTCCAATTGCAAGGTCTTTTTTAAGCCGGCTTAGAGCGGAATACCCACACTGGTTTTCTGTTTAA
- a CDS encoding DUF6316 family protein has translation MICRKNEEKKVRYRTDRCFRVGNDWYFATREGKDIGPYKNRVAAERAVPRYVKIMLEDKTSGIYARRIAMEGLWASTLYA, from the coding sequence GTGATCTGTAGGAAGAATGAGGAAAAAAAAGTTCGGTACCGCACCGACAGATGTTTTCGAGTTGGTAACGACTGGTATTTCGCCACAAGGGAGGGTAAGGATATTGGCCCATATAAGAATCGCGTAGCAGCTGAACGAGCAGTTCCCCGATATGTAAAAATTATGCTGGAGGATAAAACTTCAGGAATCTATGCCAGACGAATTGCAATGGAAGGGCTTTGGGCTTCGACACTCTATGCTTAA
- a CDS encoding polysaccharide deacetylase family protein: MRFFILMCAIWFVPDCHAQQIALTFDDAPMPGTSVMTGEERTKRIISALKESNVPDALFFVTAQYLSDTSAKRLTQYADAGFHLANHSFSHTSANKISAEGFLSDARKAHSMIKLFSNQVNYFRFPYLHHGDSKTKRKVILDGLDELGYRVGYVTVDNFDWYVNSLYVTAMGDGKKLNIENLKRLYVDVLWACIQFYDAVAVKALGKSPKHVLLLHENDLAALFLPDLIAKIRQEGWQIISPLEAYNEPLLSQYGREFDFNKQGRVAAIAYMKGVPEELLRHPSENTEYLDRLLKEYAVIQ, translated from the coding sequence ATGCGTTTCTTTATTTTGATGTGTGCTATCTGGTTTGTTCCAGATTGTCACGCCCAACAAATCGCCCTCACATTCGATGACGCTCCCATGCCGGGCACATCCGTGATGACCGGCGAGGAGCGAACCAAGCGTATTATTTCTGCTTTAAAGGAATCAAATGTGCCCGATGCGCTCTTTTTTGTTACGGCTCAGTATTTATCTGATACTTCAGCTAAGCGTTTAACTCAGTATGCTGATGCCGGATTTCATTTGGCAAACCATTCCTTTTCTCATACCTCGGCTAATAAAATTTCGGCAGAAGGTTTCTTGTCAGATGCCCGCAAAGCCCATTCTATGATTAAGCTTTTTTCCAATCAGGTAAATTATTTTCGTTTTCCTTATTTGCACCATGGCGACTCGAAAACCAAGAGGAAGGTAATTCTGGATGGTTTGGATGAGCTGGGTTATAGGGTTGGGTATGTCACCGTCGACAACTTTGACTGGTATGTTAATTCGCTGTATGTAACGGCTATGGGAGACGGTAAAAAGCTTAACATCGAAAATCTGAAACGTTTGTATGTGGATGTGTTGTGGGCTTGTATACAGTTTTATGATGCAGTTGCTGTTAAAGCGTTGGGGAAATCCCCCAAGCATGTTTTATTGCTGCACGAAAATGATTTGGCCGCGCTTTTTCTGCCTGATTTGATTGCCAAAATTCGTCAGGAAGGATGGCAAATTATTTCTCCCCTTGAAGCCTACAATGAACCGCTGTTGTCTCAATATGGCCGGGAGTTTGATTTTAATAAACAGGGGCGAGTCGCTGCTATTGCGTATATGAAAGGGGTGCCTGAAGAATTACTTCGCCATCCTTCTGAAAACACCGAGTACTTGGACCGACTCCTTAAAGAGTATGCTGTGATTCAATAG
- the ppc gene encoding phosphoenolpyruvate carboxylase, with protein MSESNNQVRENISMLGGILGDTLLRHEGQKLLDRVEKIRKLAKKAHKHKDETARQELIEALHEIPDSELLPVTRAFSKFLNLVNIAEQHHDISRFCADGVCRQDSVQALIQKLRTADIPREEIIAAVDNLSMELVLTAHPTEVTRRTLINKQAKIVDSLLKLELKDLTEAEKNEAKQTIERLICQGWNTNEFRAARPTPVDEAKWGFNVVEHSLWQAIPEFVRELDETLHDELDIYLPVNAAPVRIGSWMGGDRDGNPFVTHNVTREVLLIARSIAARLYVRDLTALMDELSVSCCTKEVRELVDDAAEPYWAIMRKLIADLKATQKWIDGQLEGKKDQGKNIITRSEQIMQPLLLIYNSLVACDLQLIADGELRNVIRRVAAFGVHLVKLDIRQDGERHMLAISELTNYLEIGDYASWSEDDKQAFLIRELKSKRPLVPLDWQPSADTQEVLDTCKVVAETDPNSLGIYIISMAKQASDVLAVLLLLKEAGCKFKIPVAPLFETLDDLERAGDVIERLLGIEWYREHIQDSQHVMIGYSDSAKDAGMFAATWAQYRAQETLVEIGDRHNLKMVLFHGRGGTVGRGGAPAHTALLSQPPGSLKGGLRVTEQGEMIRFKFGLPQAAQNNLRLYASAILEGNLLPPPSPKEEWRELIAEIAKDSCEEYRGIVRGHKDFVPYFRAATPELELGKLPLGSRPSKRKPDGGVESLRAIPWIFSWMQNRLMLPVWLGAGDGLGNAIKNGKQPLLEEMCQQWPFFRARIGLLEMVFLKSDIWLAEYYDRTLVPESLWGLGQSLRDRLQEAIDLVVKINPEHGLLLDEPGILGSIQTRAAYTNPLNLLQAELLKRSRMAKDEPGEIVEKSLMITIAGVAAGMRNTG; from the coding sequence ATGTCCGAATCTAACAATCAAGTACGTGAAAATATCAGTATGCTCGGTGGGATACTGGGGGATACCTTGTTACGCCATGAAGGGCAAAAGTTGTTAGATAGAGTTGAGAAAATCCGGAAGCTGGCGAAAAAAGCCCACAAACATAAAGATGAAACTGCACGCCAGGAACTAATAGAGGCGCTGCATGAAATTCCCGATTCAGAGTTGCTTCCGGTTACCCGTGCCTTTAGTAAGTTCCTTAACTTGGTGAACATCGCCGAGCAACACCATGATATCTCACGCTTTTGTGCCGATGGTGTATGCCGTCAGGATAGTGTTCAGGCGTTAATCCAGAAACTGCGAACAGCCGATATTCCCCGTGAAGAGATTATTGCCGCAGTAGACAACCTGTCTATGGAGTTGGTGTTAACCGCTCACCCGACAGAGGTGACACGTCGAACTCTCATCAATAAGCAGGCAAAAATTGTTGATAGTCTCCTTAAGTTGGAGTTAAAGGACTTAACTGAGGCGGAGAAAAATGAGGCAAAGCAGACCATTGAACGTTTGATTTGCCAGGGTTGGAATACCAACGAATTTCGTGCCGCACGGCCAACCCCGGTTGACGAAGCCAAGTGGGGTTTTAACGTGGTTGAGCATTCCCTTTGGCAGGCTATTCCAGAGTTCGTTCGAGAACTTGATGAAACGCTGCATGATGAGTTGGATATCTACTTGCCGGTTAATGCTGCCCCAGTTCGCATCGGCAGCTGGATGGGCGGAGACCGAGACGGCAACCCATTTGTAACACACAACGTCACTCGAGAAGTGTTATTGATTGCGCGTAGTATTGCTGCGAGGCTGTATGTACGTGATTTAACGGCTTTAATGGATGAGCTTTCTGTTTCGTGTTGCACCAAAGAAGTGCGAGAGTTGGTTGATGATGCAGCCGAACCATACTGGGCAATAATGCGTAAGTTGATTGCCGATCTAAAAGCCACGCAAAAATGGATTGACGGTCAGCTAGAAGGCAAAAAAGATCAGGGTAAGAATATTATTACTCGCTCAGAGCAAATCATGCAGCCGTTGTTGCTCATCTACAATTCTCTGGTTGCTTGCGATTTGCAACTCATTGCCGATGGTGAGTTGCGCAATGTTATTCGCAGAGTCGCGGCATTTGGCGTGCACTTGGTTAAGCTGGATATCCGACAAGATGGTGAGCGCCACATGCTTGCGATAAGTGAGCTCACAAATTACTTGGAGATTGGAGATTACGCCAGCTGGAGCGAGGATGATAAGCAGGCATTCCTGATTCGAGAATTAAAGTCCAAACGTCCATTGGTTCCGCTTGATTGGCAGCCTTCTGCAGATACTCAGGAAGTGTTGGATACTTGTAAAGTTGTTGCAGAAACAGACCCCAATTCTTTGGGTATCTACATTATATCTATGGCCAAACAGGCTTCTGATGTATTGGCTGTATTGTTATTGCTTAAGGAAGCCGGTTGTAAGTTTAAAATCCCTGTTGCTCCTCTTTTTGAGACTTTGGATGATTTGGAAAGAGCTGGAGATGTCATCGAAAGATTATTGGGAATAGAGTGGTACCGTGAACACATTCAGGATTCTCAGCATGTGATGATTGGTTATTCCGACTCAGCCAAAGATGCGGGCATGTTCGCCGCAACCTGGGCACAGTACCGTGCGCAGGAAACCCTGGTTGAAATTGGCGATCGCCATAATTTAAAAATGGTTCTGTTCCACGGTCGAGGTGGTACTGTTGGTCGAGGTGGTGCTCCGGCGCATACCGCCTTGTTATCACAGCCTCCTGGCTCCTTAAAAGGTGGTCTGAGGGTGACAGAACAGGGTGAGATGATTCGCTTTAAGTTTGGTTTACCACAAGCCGCGCAAAATAACCTGCGTCTGTATGCTTCAGCAATTTTGGAAGGAAACCTTCTGCCACCGCCAAGTCCAAAAGAAGAGTGGCGGGAGTTGATCGCAGAAATCGCCAAGGACTCCTGTGAAGAATATCGTGGAATTGTTCGTGGCCACAAAGATTTCGTACCTTATTTCCGCGCAGCAACACCCGAGCTGGAACTTGGCAAGTTGCCATTGGGTTCTCGTCCGTCAAAAAGGAAGCCGGACGGTGGTGTTGAGAGTTTGAGGGCCATTCCCTGGATCTTCTCGTGGATGCAGAATCGCCTGATGTTGCCCGTTTGGCTGGGAGCGGGTGATGGCTTGGGTAATGCCATTAAGAATGGTAAGCAACCCTTGTTGGAAGAAATGTGTCAGCAGTGGCCGTTTTTCCGCGCTCGAATTGGATTGTTGGAAATGGTGTTCTTGAAGTCGGATATCTGGTTGGCTGAATACTATGACCGAACCTTGGTTCCTGAGTCACTCTGGGGGCTGGGTCAATCACTTCGGGATCGATTGCAGGAAGCCATTGACCTTGTGGTTAAGATCAATCCAGAACATGGTCTATTGTTGGATGAGCCGGGAATATTGGGGTCCATTCAAACCCGGGCAGCTTACACAAACCCATTAAATTTGTTACAGGCAGAGTTGTTAAAACGCTCACGCATGGCTAAAGACGAGCCAGGTGAAATTGTTGAAAAATCATTGATGATCACCATCGCTGGTGTTGCAGCCGGAATGCGTAACACGGGCTGA
- the gorA gene encoding glutathione-disulfide reductase, translating into MGFDYDYLVIGAGSGGVRSARIAASLGAKVAIIEDLYLGGTCVNVGCVPKKLFVYASEFSEEFAAAQGFGWSQFESQPKLDWAKLRDNKSNEIQRLNGVYEKILASAGVEIISGTGVIQGAHDVKVGDRCISSERILIATGGWPKKPSYPGAEYVLNSNDFFYMQELPKKVIVEGGGYIAVEFAGILNGLGCDTELVYRGPLFLRGFDQEIRQFVAEEIQKKGVKVSFEDQVIGLKKNSDTSFEVSLKSGRTTDVNAVVSAIGREPKIAGLGLENTNVKTTSQGFIQVNDSFQTDEPSIYAVGDVIGRAALTPVALAEGMALAKFLFAKTPINIHYDNIATAVFCQPNIGTVGLTEEDAEERGIKCEIFTSNFKPLKNTLSGIDERTFMKLIVEKSTQKVLGAHMVGPHAGEIIQGISIAINAGATKEIFDQTIGIHPTAAEEFVTMRTPTR; encoded by the coding sequence ATGGGTTTTGATTACGATTATTTGGTTATTGGCGCGGGTTCCGGTGGTGTTCGGTCGGCGAGGATTGCTGCGTCACTGGGTGCAAAAGTCGCCATAATCGAAGACCTGTATTTGGGAGGAACCTGTGTCAATGTTGGTTGTGTGCCCAAAAAATTATTTGTTTATGCTTCGGAATTTTCGGAAGAATTTGCTGCTGCGCAGGGCTTTGGTTGGTCCCAATTTGAGTCTCAACCAAAACTCGATTGGGCAAAGCTGAGGGATAACAAATCGAACGAAATTCAACGTTTAAATGGTGTGTATGAGAAAATTCTGGCTTCTGCCGGCGTGGAAATTATTTCGGGAACGGGTGTTATTCAGGGCGCGCATGACGTGAAGGTTGGTGATCGGTGTATTTCCTCTGAACGAATATTAATCGCGACGGGTGGTTGGCCCAAAAAACCTTCTTATCCCGGTGCTGAATATGTACTGAATTCGAATGACTTTTTTTATATGCAAGAACTGCCCAAAAAAGTCATCGTGGAAGGGGGTGGTTATATTGCGGTCGAATTTGCTGGCATATTAAATGGTTTAGGTTGTGACACAGAGCTGGTATATCGTGGTCCATTATTTTTGCGCGGGTTTGATCAGGAAATTAGGCAATTTGTTGCAGAAGAAATTCAGAAAAAAGGTGTAAAAGTTTCTTTTGAGGATCAGGTAATTGGTCTGAAAAAAAATAGCGATACTTCATTCGAAGTAAGTTTAAAAAGTGGCAGAACCACTGACGTGAATGCGGTGGTTTCTGCTATTGGTCGTGAACCCAAAATAGCTGGGCTTGGATTAGAAAATACAAATGTTAAAACAACCAGCCAAGGCTTTATTCAAGTCAACGATTCCTTTCAAACTGATGAGCCAAGTATCTATGCGGTCGGGGATGTGATTGGGCGGGCGGCGTTAACGCCAGTTGCTTTGGCTGAAGGCATGGCGTTGGCAAAATTTCTTTTTGCAAAAACGCCCATCAATATCCACTATGACAATATTGCGACGGCTGTTTTTTGTCAGCCAAATATCGGTACGGTTGGTTTAACTGAGGAAGATGCGGAGGAAAGAGGAATTAAATGCGAGATATTTACCAGTAATTTTAAACCGTTAAAAAATACGCTGAGTGGTATTGATGAGCGAACGTTTATGAAATTAATTGTTGAAAAATCTACGCAAAAAGTACTAGGTGCGCATATGGTTGGTCCTCACGCTGGAGAAATTATTCAAGGAATATCCATTGCAATAAATGCCGGTGCAACAAAAGAAATTTTTGATCAAACTATTGGTATACACCCTACAGCCGCGGAAGAATTTGTGACTATGAGAACACCGACAAGGTAA
- a CDS encoding substrate-binding periplasmic protein yields MNKDRGLFLLFWLSFFWFSQVSIAEPSRGLTLICDDWPPYQIVNDGKVGGFSVAVVDVVFKRMEVNVQGYRHYPWKRAITMLEKGMVDGLFSANKTPEREVFAYYPSEPLVDSPWVVWAKQEDELEYKRFDDLLGRQIGLVRGYSYTHDFWQFVEVNKLYMLTTSDEQNFKMLNAGRIDFTVAELGNALHVLKKNHIYNMHAFSNAPIKVDGLYVAFSKERVAKEMVERFSEELKKLKAEPLYQKLYEEFFSI; encoded by the coding sequence ATGAATAAGGACAGAGGCTTGTTTTTGCTCTTCTGGTTATCCTTCTTCTGGTTTTCTCAAGTTTCCATCGCTGAGCCGAGTCGTGGGTTAACGCTGATATGTGATGACTGGCCGCCTTATCAAATTGTGAATGACGGAAAGGTGGGAGGGTTTAGTGTCGCCGTAGTGGATGTGGTTTTTAAGCGGATGGAGGTGAATGTTCAAGGGTATCGGCATTATCCTTGGAAGAGGGCGATTACGATGTTAGAGAAAGGGATGGTAGACGGGCTTTTTTCTGCCAACAAAACACCGGAAAGAGAAGTTTTTGCCTATTATCCATCGGAACCCTTGGTGGATTCGCCCTGGGTTGTATGGGCAAAGCAGGAGGATGAGTTAGAGTACAAAAGGTTTGATGATTTACTGGGCAGGCAAATTGGATTGGTTCGAGGTTACAGTTATACCCATGATTTCTGGCAGTTTGTGGAGGTGAACAAGTTATACATGCTTACTACGAGTGATGAACAGAACTTTAAAATGTTAAATGCGGGGCGTATTGATTTTACTGTGGCAGAGTTGGGTAATGCGTTACATGTTTTAAAGAAAAATCATATATACAACATGCATGCGTTTTCCAATGCACCCATTAAAGTGGATGGTTTGTATGTGGCTTTTAGCAAAGAAAGAGTTGCCAAAGAGATGGTAGAGCGTTTTTCTGAAGAGCTGAAGAAGCTCAAAGCCGAGCCGCTTTATCAGAAACTATATGAAGAGTTCTTTTCAATTTAG